The Alosa sapidissima isolate fAloSap1 chromosome 8, fAloSap1.pri, whole genome shotgun sequence genome contains a region encoding:
- the tmem175 gene encoding endosomal/lysosomal potassium channel TMEM175 codes for MGENDDSEIIEHHVDEAMEKKTSQRSQTRSFLESVTSSERDGHSSTQSSHRLLAYSDALISIIATVMILPVAHTKIGEHEELKESFQLLLATKIAVYLMTFLIVTVAWAAHIRLFQVIERIDDFLALLNLACMMLITFLPYTFTLMATFPENVLGILLFCACVMVIGLIQAAIVIYGFSRPFLLNEQIQISQDQAYFKHHILKVIMRVPIMCLFASIFSFIFFQLSYVILAIVIFLPYIAQSLKWCKAKAIGQPLEDEPDAVLFYTYHPSEPLSKERVEAFSDGVYAIVATLLILDICEDNVPDPITVQEKFGGSLVAALRDYGPEFLAYFGSFATVGLLWFVHHSLFLHVTRASRLMGLFNTFSLAFVGGLPLAYELTTEFRHDPRNAAEAVQASCVILFFAGIFQLAIWVAALFDERQTLHPLVRYGGRDHAFMLAKLALYPCVALGTYFLTCVLSEFSASIFHLMQLAVPVAFLLLRLLVGLSLVLLRALLTALRKTPEGAAAAAEGGGLMEEDEEARVPYSDVVS; via the exons ATGGGGGAAAACGACGACAGTGAGATAATCGAGCACCATGTCGACGAGGCCATGGAGAAGAAGACAAGTCAAAGGAGCCAGACTCGCTCTTTTCTGGAGAGCGTCACTTCATCTGAAAGAGATGGCCACAGTAGCACGCAATCTTCGCACCGTCTTCTTGCGTACAGCGATGCGCTCATATCCATCATAGCGACTGTCATG ATATTGCCAGTAGCCCACACAAAAATTGGAGAACATGAG GAGCTAAAGGAGAGCTTCCAGCTGCTGCTGGCCACTAAGATTGCAGTGTACCTCATGACATTTCTGATCGTCACTGTGGCATGGGCTGCCCACATCAG gTTATTTCAAGTCATTGAGCGCATAGATGACTTCCTTGCACTTCTCAATTTG GCCTGTATGATGCTGATCACCTTTCTCCCTTACACA TTCACCTTGATGGCAACATTCCCAGAAAACGTCCTTGGGATTCTCCTCttctgtgcctgtgtgatgGTCATTGGTCTAATTCAG GCGGCGATAGTGATATACGGGTTCAGCCGGCCTTTTCTCCTGAACGAGCAGATTCAGATCTCCCAGGACCAGGCCTACTTTAAGCACCACATCCTCAAGGTGATCATGAGAGTACCCATCATGTGCCTCTTCGCCAGCATCTTCTCCTTCATCTTCTTCCAGCTG TCTTATGTCATTCTAGCCATTGTCATCTTCCTGCCCTACATAGCACAGTCTTTGAAATGGTGTAAGGCTAAGGCTATTG GTCAGCCCCTGGAGGACGAGCCGGACGCCGTGCTGTTCTACACGTACCACCCCAGCGAGCCTCTCAGCAAGGAGCGCGTGGAGGCCTTCAGCGACGGGGTCTACGCTATTGTGGCCACACTTCTTATTCTGGACATATG TGAGGATAACGTTCCTGACCCCATCACGGTGCAGGAGAAGTTCGGGGGCAGCCTGGTGGCGGCGCTGAGGGACTACGGTCCTGAGTTCCTGGCCTACTTCGGCTCGTTCGCCACGGTGGGCCTGCTGTGGTTCGTGCACCACTCGCTCTTCCTGCACGTGACGCGCGCCTCGCGCCTCATGGGCCTCTTCAACACCTTCTCCCTGGCGTTCGTAGGCGGCCTGCCGCTGGCCTACGAGCTGACCACCGAGTTCCGGCACGACCCGCGCAACGCGGCCGAGGCCGTGCAGGCCAGCTGCGTCATCCTCTTCTTCGCCGGCATCTTCCAGCTGGCCATCTGGGTGGCGGCGCTGTTCGACGAGCGCCAGACGCTCCACCCACTGGTGCGCTACGGCGGCCGCGACCACGCCTTCATGCTGGCCAAGCTGGCGCTGTACCCGTGCGTGGCGCTGGGCACCTACTTCCTGACGTGCGTGCTCAGCGAGTTCAGCGCGTCCATCTTCCACCTCATGCAGCTGGCCGTGCCCGTGGCCTTCCTCCTGCTGCGGCTGCTGGTGGGCCTGAGCCTGGTCCTGCTCCGCGCCCTGCTGACCGCCCTGCGCAAGACGCCCGAGGGCGCCGCCGCCGCAGCCGAAGGAGGAGGACTGATGGAGGAGGACGAAGAGGCGCGGGTGCCCTACAGCGATGTGGTCAGCTAG